The proteins below come from a single Portunus trituberculatus isolate SZX2019 chromosome 4, ASM1759143v1, whole genome shotgun sequence genomic window:
- the LOC123512831 gene encoding LOW QUALITY PROTEIN: ubiquitin carboxyl-terminal hydrolase 8-like (The sequence of the model RefSeq protein was modified relative to this genomic sequence to represent the inferred CDS: inserted 1 base in 1 codon; substituted 1 base at 1 genomic stop codon) produces the protein MGEVKLLQLHLATSLAELNKLVDDIPNKPPKLLVKTAQKLVKEAQLADTKRDEERAYLMYMRYFQVVKKIQKHSEYHNNRKYYDGLLDPRTTRKVIERAEEITKSLERRYDFVSGATRAEKMQEEKERERRKKERGREKLRRVXMARTKLSTYSILLSIHLTIHCSVGVVDDERCISCQKLYSIMKERCSTYLVLDARPRADYQDSHMTLANVINVPEEILKPGLTAGKISSELSEADQTLWVLQRQNAEFLVLVDWRSEHLPLPPPLQVLSDAMLKWDPGKQYKGSPKLLQGGYELWCLMYPMLSTNARVVHPSAPISDSKKDKNVALNFEYPSLDDAFLVTPSPPATPNNTTTTTTHYPDLTHTTPNTPNVPQVIRTLKPKVLEKEIMDSRNNNTLANNIFPPTEDSTVKPSLGSNVNTWESKESNIALEQRRAMGGSALPEKVDNVSPFVPSRSLKPKDLLASLAANKKDLEEEQKLLEESLQIEEDAMKKMEEMEATSSQRETTKDEMSRAILQATEDRLREEIHKLENKGLEMEESYKKMQKQNEELWKMVNLALANQMSGLSVSATTQPDLETERKKQEEEQEGLRKQKEQKALMQEQVERMRKERKEKEKRMKEQEEKERKIREQKAREAEIERQKQEERKSRIDTESRPLKKGSGDSYTTKLRGSPRSSPVRGSNLRRCHSAFNLAQQEEEQDALDLVMPCFDRTLKPRVTPQRXNINAARQRNFEPKYGSVPAAKTGLKNLGNTCYMNSIVQCLNNTKLFVKYFLDDTYSNDINPNSATDGDVAEEVGAVVRALWSGQYRSIAMWDLKNAVGRHHRPFCGYDQHDSHEFLLKLMDWLSDDLNKVTGKRLPMKEQNHENVPQYVAADKVMEELRQRDQSILSAVFHGLHRSTIECGTCGHVSLTFEPFSVLSLSFPNNRKCSLRDLLHHYYKETNLEYTCSKCKKKRNCVRKADIWKLPPVLILHLNRFEHDVLMKKQQNFVDFPMESLDLTKYTCFNNRYTKFDLYAVCNHYGTMDGGHYTAFCRSPINNKTWYKFDDHEVYEHCSVKTSAAYLLFYEATNTSMHINNLV, from the exons ATGGGGGAGGTGAAGCTGTTGCAACTCCACCTGGCCACAAGCTTAGCGGAATTGAATAAGCTGGTGGATGACATTCCTAACAAACCCCCTAAGCT attGGTGAAGACTGCCCAGAAGTTGGTGAAAGAAGCTCAGTTGGCGGACACCAAGAGGGATGAAGAACGTGCCTATTTAATGTACATGCGGTATTTCCAGGttgtgaag aaaatacagaagcacagTGAGTACCATAACAACAGGAAGTACTACGATGGCTTGCTGGATCCACGCACCACCAGGAAGGTCATCGAGAGGGCTGAGGAGATCACCAAGAGTCTCGAACGCAg ATACGACTTTGTCAGCGGAGCGACGCGTGCCGAGAAgatgcaggaggagaaggagagggagaggagaaagaaagagagagggagagagaaactaagAAGAGTGTGAATGGCAAGG aCAAAATTATCCACTTATTCTATCCTTTTATCCATCCACCTCACCATTCATTGTTCCGTAGGTGTTGTGGATGATGAGAGGTGCATCAGCTGCCAGAAACTGTACTCCATCATGAAAGAGAGGTGTTCCACTTATCTGGTCCTCGATGCCAGGCCCAGGGCAGACTACCAGGACTCTCACATGACCCTCGCCAATGTCATCAATGTTCCAGAGGAGATTCTCAAGCCTGG TCTGACAGCGGGCAAGATCAGCAGTGAGTTGTCAGAGGCGGACCAGACGCTGTGGGTACTGCAGAGACAAAATGCTGAGTTCCTGGTGCTGGTGGACTGGCGCAGCGAACACCTCCCACTGCCCCCGCCGCTGCAGGTGCTGAGTGATGCCATGCTGAAG tggGACCCCGGAAAGCAGTACAAAGGTTCCCCCAAGCTGCTGCAGGGAGGATATGAGCTGTGGTGTCTCATGTACCCAATGCTGTCCACAAACGCAAGAGTTGTCCATCCCAGCGCCCCCATCTCGGATTCTAAGAAGGATAAGAATGTTgctt taAACTTTGAGTACCCAAGCTTAGATGACGCGTTTTTAGTTACGCCATCACCGCCAGCCAcacccaacaacaccaccaccaccaccacacactacccggacctaacacacaccacaccaaacactccAAACGTCCCACAAGTCATCCGAACCTTAAAACCAAAAGTCCTGGAGAAAGAAATTATGGACTCGCGAAATAACAACACGCTGGCAAACAATATCTTTCCGCCAACTGAGGACAGCACAGTTAAGCCTTCCTTGGGGTCAAATGTCAATACCTGGGAGAGTAAGGAGAGCAACATAGCACTAGAGCAGAGGAGAGCCATGGGAGGGAGTGCATTGCCAGAGAAAGTCGATAATGTGTCTCCTTTTGTCCCAAGTCGGTCCCTGAAGCCGAAAGATTTGTTGGCGAGCTTGGCAGCAAATAAGAAGGATTTAGAAGAGGAGCAAAAGTTACTAGAGGAGTCGCTGCAGATTGAAGAG GACGCaatgaagaagatggaggagatggaggcgaCCAGCAGCCAGAGAGAGACCACCAAGGACGAGATGAGCCGCGCCATACTGCAAGCCACGGAGGACAGGCTGAGGGAGGAGATACACAAGCTGGAGAACAAGGGACTAGAGATG GAGGAGAGCTACAAGAAGATGCAGAAACAGAATGAGGAGCTTTGGAAGATGGTGAACCTGGCTCTAGCTAACCAAATGAGTGGCTTGTCTGTCAGTGCCACCACACAGCCTGACCTGGAGactgagaggaagaagcaggaagag GAACAAGAGGGACTGAGGAAGCAGAAGGAACAAAAAGCGTTAATGCAGGAACAAGTAGAacggatgaggaaggagaggaaggagaaggagaagaggatgaaggaacaggaggagaaagaaaggaagatacgaGAACAGAAGGCAAGAGAGGCGGAGATTGAGag ACAAaagcaagaggagaggaagtctAGAATTGACACAGAATCTCGACCACTGAAGAAAG GCAGTGGAGATTCGTACACCACCAAGCTAAGAGGGTCGCCCAGGTCATCCCCGGTCCGAGGGTCAAACCTGCGTCGCTGCCACTCTGCCTTCAATCTAGCTcag caggaggaggagcaggacgccTTGGACTTGGTGATGCCTTGTTTTGACCGCACCCTCAAGCCACGTGTCACACCACAGC CGAACATCAACGCCGCCAGACAGCGCAACTTTGAGCCAAAATATGGAAGTGTG CCGGCTGCCAAGACAGGGCTGAAGAACCTTGGCAACACCTGCTACATGAATTCCATTGTGCAGTGCCTCAACAACACCAAGCTCTTCGTTAAGTACTTCCTCGACGACACTTACAG CAATGACATCAACCCCAACAGTGCGACGGATGGGGACGTGGCAGAGGAGGTGGGGGCTGTGGTGAGGGCGCTGTGGTCGGGACAGTACCGCTCTATTGCTATGTGGGACCTCAAG AATGCTGTGGGACGCCACCACCGGCCCTTCTGTGGCTACGACCAACATGACTCACACGAATTCCTGTTAAAATTGATGGATTGGCTTAGTGATGATCTAAATAAG GTGACAGGGAAGCGTCTCCCAATGAAGGAACAGAACCACGAGAACGTCCCTCAGTATGTGGCGGCCGACAAGGTGATGGAGGAGCTCAGGCAGAGAGATCAGTCCATCCTCTCCGCTGTCTTCCACGGCCTCCACCGCTCCACCATTGAGTGTGGGACCTGCGGACATGTTTCCCTCACCTTTGAGCCCTTCtcggtcctctctctctccttccctaatAATCGCAAGTGTTCGTTAAGG GACCTgcttcaccactactacaagGAGACCAATCTGGAGTACACCTGTAGCAagtgtaagaagaagaggaactgtGTGAGGAAGGCAGACATATGGAAACTCCCACCTGTCTTGATTCTTCATCTTAAcag ATTTGAGCACGACGTTTTGATGAAGAAGCAGCAAAATTTTGTTGACTTCCCCATGGAGAGTCTGGACCTGACGAAGTACACTTGCTTCAATAACAG